Genomic window (Lycium barbarum isolate Lr01 chromosome 2, ASM1917538v2, whole genome shotgun sequence):
CAATATGTACCTAgacgccttttttttttttgccaagaAAATCTTCACTGAaagctttctttttttcttttttttttttgacaaaccCACAAACTGCTCATGTGCTCGTTCTTTTCTTTGGCTAGAAATAATATAAGGATTTTTCTGTGCCTCCCAATTCCCATATGAACATGACTAGTAAACTGAAGTAGTGGGGCTGGCCCACCTATTTACTCTTAAGTAATTCAACATctcatatattatatcatataaataatatttaattaaatatatatatatacacccatattatatgaatatcattactaagctttctcaagccgtAGAATGTGAAAAATAtgaacaatcaatataatctcaagtaactttcctatctctagctcaagttattagatgggatttaatgacccaaattcttgttaattaatcctTCTCAACCTCAATCTTCCTCTCTTGAGCTCAAAAGGAAGTAAATGGGAGGGTCTTacggttagctaatcccttaagaaatattaaagaacaagattaattaaaacgaCATTAACTCACTTCATCAGCAAGAAAAACCATTCATTACATAAGCAAAATAAGAGTTTCATAAgaaaaacaagagtttcaatccaaactttaatcatagaatatttccataaacaagattcaagtaatggaatggattactacacacttagatattcaataCACAACAAGGAATTGAATAAATGAGTAAAAGAGTAAGAAATTTCTTATcttcaaatcttctcttccaaagtgtGAGTTGATGaaccctagtctccaaaacttgtgttgaaaatggccaaagatgattaTATTTGCCTTCAAGTCTTCCTTTTATGGTTGCATAATTTTCCAATCAAAAATAGGACCAAAACAACCCCATATTTTTAGATTTTGCAAAACCGTCTAGTTTTCAAAACTGTCCAACTTTTGCAAAACTATCTAATCTTTgtcatttcttcaatttggctCCTTTTTAACTTTAtcttcacttggtttcttccaatcaattctaaatcacataaaacctgtaaaatagatgtaaacgatattaaatacactattttctcaatcaaacatagcaaaaatataagattaaaagagagataagttggtaaaataccaacttatcaagcTCATGCCGGTGCAAGGAAGGTAAAAACTAGAAAGGTAGATATCTTCCGCATCGCTCCGGGAGAATCAAAGAGTCCCAAGGATTTCGTCACCCGGTTCCTGAAGGAACGCATGCTGCTACCTATCATACCGGACGAGTGGGCGGCAGAGGCTTTTACCAGGGATTTGAACCTTTGAGCTCAGATGCTTCTCGAAGGCTCAAGGAAATCCCCCTGAAGTTTCAAGCTACAACGTGGGAGGACGTGCATAACCGATATGTGTCCAAGATCCGGGTGGAAGACGACTTGCTGGGGACTCTCTCTACAGATCCCCCCGCAAAGGTGGACAGAGGTTTCAGACCAAACTGGAACTCCTCGAAGAATCGTTTTCAACCCTATCCGCCACCAGAAACAAGAAAGATAACTCAAGGAAGAACGATCGGAGGCTGCATCCCAAGAACAACCAGGGCGGGCTTCTTCCGAAAGGGATGGAGTACCCCCAAGCTCTCAAATTATAGCTTCACCATTAGCGAATCCCAAATGGTGGATGTGCTGAAAACCCATCCATCGTCACGCTTTCCTAGGCCGTTGCGATCTGACCATAGCACGAGAACTCAAACGGTTTGGTAGAACACCCGGACACAAAGCCACTGATTGTAGAAACCTCTGGGAGTACGTAGGTAACATGCTCACCAAAGGTCATCTCCGAGAGTACCTGAACGAAAAAGGGAGGAATTATAGCTTCACCATTAGCGAATCCCAAATGATGGATATGCTAAAAACCCATCCATCGCCATCCCCTCCTAGGCCGTTACAATCTGACCCTAGCACGAGAACTCAAACGGTTTGGTAGAACTTCATTGAACACCCGGACACAAAGCCACTGATTGTAGACACCTCCGGGAGGAGGTAGCTAACATGCTCGCCAAGGGGCATCTCTGGGAGTACCTGAATGAATAAGGGAGGAATAATTATGGCAAATCCAATCCCACCGAAGAGAAAAATGTGGCTAATACTACCCCACACGTTATCAATAGGATTTTACCGGATCTATGATCGTCGAAACTAGCTTCACTGTATCAAGAAAAATTAAGATTTCAATAACATAAGAAAAGAGAACTCAAGAACTTCCGGATGAGGACGTGATTACTTTCTCCGATGAAGACGAGCAAGGCGTCACCTTACCGCACAATGATGCTCTGGTCATCACTGTACTCATTGGTAACTGTCAAGTCAAACGGGTCATGATAGATCCGAGAAGTTATGCTAATATCCTCTGCTGGAAGGTGGTGAAAGAAATGAGACTTCTTGAGAAAATGATACAGGTTGTAAGGACGATCTCCGAGTTTAATATGTCCAGAGAGACCACCAAGGGCAAAAATGATCTTCCCATAGAAGCCGACAGGGTCACAAAATTGATGAAGTTCTATGTGATTGGTGGCGACATGTAGTACAATGCTATTTTCAGGAGGCTCGGCTCCACGATATGAAAGTTGTCCCCTCAACGCTTCATCTGTTGCTAAAATTTCCTACCTCGGATGGGATAAGGAAGATTTAGGGGGAATAGCCGACTTCAAGGGAAATGTCTGCCATAGAAGAACCCGTAGCAGTGGAAAGTCCAAACAAACCCATCCTATAGCAATTACAGGACCCAAGTCCAGCATCAACTGCAGATAAACATGCACCGGCAGAGAGCAATAATGATCTGAGGCCTGAGGAGGTTGAACATCACTTCTACAGGGTCCCAAGGTATTTCCAGCCTCCGTACGATTCAGATGCTACCAAATCCACTGCTGAGGAGCTTGAGCAGATTACATTACATCCGAATCTTCTGGAACGAAAGTATACCTGGGCACCGGgctaaccccggagctcagggaAACAATACTTACTTATTTAAGGGATAACAATAACTGCTTTTCTTGGTCCCATAAGGATTTGACATGTATAGAATATTAGAGCCACttattagaggctcgtaaataaaATGTTTGAACAGCAAATAGGTAAAACCATGGAAGTCTGTATAGATGATATGTTAGTTAAAAGTCTCCTTACCAAGGACCATATTAGTCATTTGCAGGAAACATTTGCTATCTTGAGacaatacaacatgaagctgaacacTAAAAAGTGTGCGTTTGAAGTCGGATCAGGGAAATTCTTGGGTTTCCTAGTCTCTCAAATGGGAATTGACATAAATTCGAAAAAGATAAAGGCTATCGAAGATATTCTGGACACACTGGAGAACTTAAAGGCGGTGCGGCAGCTAACTGGCCGAATAGCCGCCCTTAGCAGGTTCATATCAAGATCTTCGAGAAAGTGCCACAAATTCTTCTCTTTGCTCAAATAGAAGAATGATTTCAAGTGGACACCGGAGTGTTACTAGGCGCTTTGGGATCTCAAATCGCATTTGTCCTCCCCTCCGCTCATGTCTAAGCCGAAAAACTGAGGGCTTTTATTGGTCTATCTGGCCGTCTCAGAGGTAGCAGCAAGTGTCGTTCTCATACGAGAGGATCAAGGTATGCAATTTCCTGTTTATTACGTGAGTCGAGTCATGTTTGGGGCCCAAACTCGGTACTCCCTCTCGAAAAGGTTGGCTTTCGCCTTGGTAATGGCATCGCGGTAGCGCCGACCTTATTTCCAATGTCACCTGATTGTCGTGGTAACCACCTTCCCTTTAACGAACGTGCTCCAAGAGCCCGAACTTTCAAGGAAATTGGCGAAGTGGGCAATTGAATTAACCGAGTTTGATATTGATTACAGGACTCGTACTGCGATCAAGTCCCATGTCCTGGCGAACTTTGTAGCGGATTTCAGTCTGGGTGTGGCCCTCCAAGCTCAGAAGGGAGATTTTTTAGTTCAAGAGGTTGTATCTGGAGTTTGAACACTCTACACAAATGGGGTAACCAATATAAAAGGCACGGGGGTAGGTGTGGTACTCCATACCCCCATAGGATATGttttgaggcaagcaattaatagCATGCCTCTAACTAATAATGAAGCGGAGTATGAAGCTTTAATTGCAGATCTCGAGCTAGCCTGAGGAGTCGGTGCGGAAGTCATTGAGGCAAAATGTGACTCCCTACTGGTGGTATATCAAGTTCACAGAGTGGTTGGAGCCAAAGAGAAGCACATGTTGAAGTACCCGGTGAAGGTTCTAAGGTTGCTCGCCCGATTTCAAGAATGGATGGTGGTGCATATCCCTAGAGAAGAAAACAtagaagccgatgcattggccaacttAAGTTCGTCCACGGAATCAACGAGCCCAAATACAGAATTCATGGTCCAACTACTGCACTCAATGTTGGATCAATCAGGATATGATAAGGTTAATTCCACAAGCTTGATTTGGGACTGGTGGAAGGAATTCCTGGACTACCTCAATCATGGGAAGTTACCAGAGGATTTGAAGGCTGCTCAGGCCTTGAAGAAACAAGGCAGCTCGGTACTGTGTTGTTAATGGCCTACTTCACCGCAGGTGCTTCCGATGGAAAGATGCATAGGCCCTGAGGAGTTAGATTACGTCATACGGGAGGTTCACAAAGGCATTTGGGGTAATCATTCCGGCGCGGAGTCACTCACTAAGAAGTTGCTCCGCGTCCATCTGGAAATGTGATAAATGTCAACGGTATGCACAAATGTTACATTAACTATGTAAAGAGCTGCATCCGGTTACATCACCATgtccattcatgaaatgggggatGGATATAATAGGGTCGTTGCCGTTGGGACCTGATCAGGTACGGTTTGTATTAATGGGAACCGATTATTTCTCTAAATGAGTCGAGGCAATAGCGTATAAAAAGGTCTGACAGAAGGAAGTAATTGACTTCATTTGGAATCATATAATCTGCCGGTTCGAGATCCCGAAAGAGATCACTTGTGACAATAGCCCGCAGTTTGTTGGAGCCAAGATCACAAATTTCTTCAAAGAATTAAACATCAATAGAATCACTTCTTCTCCCTATCATCCCAGTGGTAATGTCCAAGCGGAATCAACGAACAAGACGGTTATCCAAAATTTGAAGAAGAAGTTGGAAGATGCCAAAGGGGCATGGCCGTCGAAATTACTGGAGGTACCATGGGCTTACAAAACAACGGAAAAATCCAGTACCGGTGAAACTCCTTTCTCCCTTGTATGTGGGGAAAAGGAGTTAATCCCAGTAGAAGTCGGAGCTCCCAGTCCAAGGTACGACAGGACACAAGAACAATCCAACGCCGAAGCGATGTTGGTGCAGTTAGACTTATTGGAGGACTCGCGTACGTCCGAATAGTTGCACAGAAACAACAGATAGAGAGCTACTACAATTATCGTACCAACCTCCGACGTTTCAAAATTAGGGACTCAGTGCTACGGAAGGTAACGCAAAGTACTTGAGACACAAATGCGGGAAAGCTAGGCCCAAATTGGGAAGGCCTGTACAAGGTGATCGGCATTACCGGAAAAGGGTCATACAAGCTAGAGGACGGAGACAGTAATGAGGTCCCTAGTAATTGGAATGTTAATTTCCTCAAAATATATTATGCTTAGCTGGAAAACTGTAGCCGGTGGCGCTGTACTCTTTTTCGTTTCGCCCGATTTTTGTCCTAATTGGGTTTTTCCagcaagatttttaatgaggtgctTGGCCGTTACAATGTTTTTCCGGAGGCGTTATACAATTTTTGGAACCTCATTCTTTACTTTCAAACACTGGGGGGCTACACATATAGATATACGGAAGATTGAAGAGAAAGCAATTGTGGCTATGGCTCAGAAATTTAAACAACATCCTGAGGACTGTCCGGATGAAATTCGCATGCATGTAACCAGACTGACCACACTAGATGGTAGCTTAAGTTTTATAACTCAAGTTAAAATTAAGGAAATAAATGAAACTTTCCTGTTATGAAATATTTTTGCCATGTTAAGCGAATATTTTTGCCATGTTAAGCGAATATCTTTGCCATGTTAAGCAAAATACGTTAAGCGAATGCGACTAACGTCATACCAAAAAACATTTTGCCAAAGCGTATAGGAGATGTCCTTTTCTAAGCACTAAGAAATACGGGCCCTCTCTTATAACAATAAAAACTTCTTACAAAGAAGGTCAAGTTCGGAAACCATAAGAACTAGTCCGGAAGTCAGCATAAGTTCGAGTCGGACAAAAATTATTCTGATTTAATTAGGGGTATCTTTAAAACAACAAGCCTTAAATGATCAGGCGACCTGTACCCGAAGGTCCGGAGAGCAGAAAACAACGTACGTGCCTAGCCTTTGAGGTTTTGGATTTGCGAATTTACGTCCCGTGTCCTTTGAAAAGATAAGAGAATACGGGAGCTAAAGCAAAAGTTAAATTTATATAAATTCTCTCCGGGGCCCGGAGACAAGAGACAATTTCAAGGCCCGCAAAAGAAGCTATAAAAACCAGACTTCGCGAAGACCTTAAtacaaaacaaaaacaacaaaCGCAATTGTTCAAAAGTGAATTAAAACAAGGGCATGCAAGCCCTAAGATAAATAAAGCATGAGCGCGCAGGCCCGTCAAAGTTACCAGTTAGGGGGAGGTTGGACCACCTTTAGAAAATGAGGAGCCCCCGGGCCTTCACTCTATGAGCTACTGTCCTCGAATAATCGCAGGTTCGCCATAGCAAGCTCAGCGGCCACAAAATCTACGTCGGCATATAGCAAGGCTTCCGACAGGTCCATCTTCTTATCCAAGGCCTCCTAGAAGGAATCCCAGCGGGACTTCAGAACGGCAAGGTTGCATATCAGACTGGCCTTATGTTCCTGGGCAGTCCGATGCCGCTTTGCAAACTTTCCCACCTTGCTCGGAGATGGGCTCGAGAAGCTTCTGAATATCTCAGCTGACCCTGGGCGGTTTCCAGTTTGCTTGACAGATGGCGGACTCGTACTCGTGGGTTTTGGAGATCGAAATTCTTGTCCTACAAAGGCCTCTTTTCTTCGTCCAGCTATTGTTTAGCTTCATCGTAACTCAGTCGTAGGGAGAGCTTTAAGGATTCTGATTCACGGCATCTTATTCGGGGCGTTTAAACCTCTCGGCGTAGTTGGTGATTTTCAGTGGTTACGGAGTCCGGCACTTGCATTTTTCCCGCCTCGACTATTACGGAGGTGGTGGAGGTATGGCATGCTGATACAACATGACCTTCATGTTTGGGCCAAGTGGCTCTGGTTGAGTGGAAGTCGCCAAGAGCGGTAGCACTTGAAGGGATCCTCTGGGCTGACGATTTTCGAGTGGAGATTCTTGTATGCAGCCAAGAGGCTCCGTCAGGGAAGATAAAGAAGCACGAGGAATTATTTTTAAATCTGGGTCCGAAATCTCACCGTGGTTCTTCCCTCTCTACCATTCTACAGTCAAGATTTTCCAAGTTCTGGTTACTCCTGCAGTGGCTCTCAACAGGTCTAGTACCCAGTCAAACATCCCCGGCATGAAGTTCGGGGCCAAAGGGGCGGCTGCAAAGTTAGAGAAGGTTATGCGGTAATAAAGGAAAATTCGAATAATCAGAAGGAAGGGGTTACGAACTTACGAGTGTTGTTCCACGTCTCTGGAAAGGGCTTCAGAGGGGCATGCTGGAGAATATCTGTTCGTATCATCACAAACCGATCTCACCAGCCCCGATCAAAGTCATCTTCGGCACTAGAAATCAGCCCATGAGAGCAGCGGGGGAACAAATGGATCAttccacctcggaacaagcacgGGGAATAGAGCTACATCAGGTGATCAACAGAGAAGGTGAGTCCAGCGCGGTCAGCAAGTTCCTGAATATAGTAAACGGTCCTCTATGACTGAGTTACAGTCGGCATAAACTTGGGGCAGGTCTTCGTTGGTTTTCAGGGAATTAATCTCACCCACAGATTCATGGCGAGTATCTATGCGGAAGTCTCCTTTGTACACAGTCAAGGGGCATAATTTTTGTGGCAAGGGATCCTAGGTCGATTTCTTTGGTAATGGATGCTTTAAGGCTCTTCTCTTGTCCCGAAGTCGGGGAATTATCATAAGAACGAAGGGAACAAGGGACTGAATTCGCTGGGCTTTGAAGAGATAAAGCCATGGTTGAAATTGATGTTAATATTCTGGAAGGGAAGGTCTGAGTCCTAAGTAGAGGGATTCTAAACTTCGTGCAAGGAAAGAAATAATCTGCTTGAGTGGACAAATTGGAAAAAGATTTGGGGTTTATATAAGGAAGAAAACCTTTGAAACCCCAGAAATCGAGGCGTTAACTAGAACGGCAAAGCGCCAATGGTCATCTTCATTGCCTTATGACATTTCGGTTGATTGGTGCGACGATTGAGGCCTTAGAACGTTTCGGGATCCGACGCGTTCTGGATGAATTTGAATCTCTTCCACTTCCCAGGAAAATCTGTTCAAATCCCGAGAAGTGGAGGGACTATCTGTATTGGTcaaaatgcggataatgtagttGTACCAATGCGGTTAGGACATGTGGCACAGAGGAAAAGTCATAAGGTGGGTGGGTCACCACTATTACCACCGGTAATAGAACCATGGTACTGGAGAAAGCGCTAGGCCGGTGGGGCATTAAAGTAGCTCCCGTCGAGAACATAATGATCTTTCATTATGAGTCAATTCAAGTGTTACGAATATGGTGTGATTATGCTTAATGGCCCCCTTCATTACTCATTATTGCCATGTATTTAAAGCTCATTATGGGCAGAGGCATAATACATAAAGTATGCGCCCTTAGCTTTTAGTATAAATAGGGATTGTCATTCCCATTGTAAGGACACGAGATACAATTTAATATACTCAGTTCTCACACTAATTCTTTGCATAAACTTTAATTTTGTCATAATTACTTAGCTCTAGTGTCACGGCCTGACCGGAACGGATAAATCTAAGTCCGGAATTATCATCTGCTGCCCAGGCTTTTCCTTACTACTTACTTTATTTACTTATATTTACATTATCTCGATACAAGCATCATAATATTATTGGTCACTTTGATCTACGTGTTCCTGACCACGTCTATAAATTCAACGAAACCGTTTATGGGTAAacaaaaggtagaggtaaggtatgtgtacactctaccctccccacaTCTCACTTGTGGGAtaacactaggtatgttgttgtggttgtattttatttcaatttatatgacattcttTTTATTTTGGGACGTTTCGAAATGTTTGATCGGAATACAATTCTATCCGATGTACAACTTTTATTAACTTTCAAGATTTTAAGTTCATCAAATTATATGTGCATTTTTTACTTTGATGTgatgttttctttcttttccgcCATACATTTAATGTCTTATTTCAATTTCACTATTAAATTATTAAGTTGAATTAATATCTTAAACTTTATGATTGATTAAACATCATCACATAAAATGAGATGATTAGAGTATTTAGTTTTTGGATCCCCAGTTATTAGTTTTTATGGTTCAAGCTGATGTAATTTTCTTTGAACTGGCACTATTAAAACAACTACTAGGTTTAGACTATGATCCACAAAGGTTGTTTTCATTTAGAGGAAGCTAAAAACGTTTTAGTTTGATATTTACAGGGTTTTGCAAAACTTATTTGGAGTAAATTTCTCAAACAATCACTCAACTATGTGAAATTATTTAGTAAAGTCACTTAACTTAGTTTTGTATTAACAAAATCAATCGGTTTTCTCTTACAAAGTCACTGAACttaattttatatcaataaaGTCACTCAATTTTGATTTTCTGTTATAAGAGCACTCTAGTTCAATTTTCTCTTACAATTGCCAGTAACCATTTATTGACTATACTAAATAATCAGTGATTGTTTGAGAAATTTGCTCAACTTATTTGCTACTGTCACTTACAGGATTATCCAAATTTGTGCTTATGAAGAACATACCAACGAATTAGACTGTCTATTTTCCTTTTTCCCTTTGGCGTGACATGAGGACTCTTGGCAGAAAGAAAATCCTATTTTTAATTACTCATTAATCCCACTCCGATCTAAAATTAACGAATTTGTTTATTAGTTAGAGAGTCAACGTTTAGTGCACAAATTATATTAATGAGGAGTTTTTGTATTCAGATAGAAGAGTAAATACTATTGACATGTAAACTACTCAAGGCACAAGGtatatttatttgtttttctttttaaacaatAACGGGAAACACCTTTTGAGTTCCAATTTACTTGGTACGTTTTTGTTTCCCTCCTTTTTCTCTTATTGAGATAATCATAGGTTCGTTGAAATACTCGATTTAGTTGACAACTATAAATAAAAGGATGTGACGTCCATGCAACATGACAGCCGTCTTAGCTCAGTGGTAGAGCGCGTGGCTTTTAACCACGTGGTCGTGGGTTCGATCCCCACAGACGGCGAACTATTATTttgtctctttttttcttttttttttcctatttcaaACATTGGTTACATCAGAAAGATAAAATAGGCACATACCAACTAAGAAATGAAGATAAAATAGGTGATTAGATAACTTttggaaatgttttttttttccccttcaaaAGAATTTACAATGCAATAATGTGTCTGAATAGTCGTATCTCTtttgatgcttcgtaagtgttTCAATTAATTGTTTTTAGTCaagcttcttttttatttttttcaaacaaaccattttttattttttttggtaaaaacAACTCAAACATAAATATAAACgcattgacaaaaaaaaaaaaaaaaaaaaaaaaaaaaaaaaaaggagttacGAAAGTCAAAAATTCAATTCTACGTCTAAATCATAGAGGTAGCATTTCAGGAAGAACTACGATTTTGAGCTCACTTTTGTGCTAAGGCTAGTGTCAAATTATACAACTTTCAATACATTATTGAAATACTGAAATATGTCATAATTAATAAAAGCGAATCTAGATTTACATATCATGGGTTTGAGTTTCGAAATTCATTTGATGGGTTTCAAAATTTATTATTTATACTTATTTACTAAACTTTTGAACACATATATGTGAGGTCTCGGCCAAAATTACTGAATTAAAATGAACTGACTAAAACCCTACCTCTGTCTCTGATAATTAATCCGCTATTTTTCATTTAGAGGAAGCCCTAGTGAAAACAAATTCCAAGAGGGATCCAAATTATGAAATGTTAGTGTAGAACAATTAAATTATACAAAAAAGCTTCATAAAGGATAATATTCACATCTCTAAATGGTTGTGTAAAATAAAGGGAATCGAAATACCACTTTGTAATATATCTGGGATTTCATAAATacgaagccaaaaaaaaaaaaaaaaaaaaaagggggtgcaTTGCTCAAGATATTCTTGAAAAGCTTCATCAGAATAATATTGTTCGATCATTATTCATTCCTCAAGGTCTAAGGGCTTAAAGTATTTTCTGTCAATAAGATAAGTGCCAATGCTGAGACGAACTGCCCACACGTCCATAGGCTTCCTTGAAACTATCCTGCATTACATTCAACTCCATTTAATTTACATAGAGTTCGGTTTGGGTCTCAGATAACTGATATTACTTTtatctaatttctttttattaCACAATTTTGTGAACTCAAATCTTATATTTTTCGGATCCATAAACTTTATGTCCTTAATTTTTGAGACAAAAAGAAAATGTCACATAACTAGTATTAGTTATATGAtgtacaaaaataatttttttcctgaATGCACGAGTCCAAATATCGATAAGCTCATAAACATTTTATTCCATGTGACCATGTTAACAACTACAAGTCTACAACGACAACAATAATGAGAACTTTTTTTCTTACCCATGTAATGGACCGCAGCCCGCAGGTAAGGATAGACAATTAATGTTTCAAAAACTCATTTCTGAGACAAGAATTTGTCCTCTTAGTTCTTATTGGAAATTGATTaaagggaaaagaaaagataTACTACTTCATATTATATGGAATATCTTTTATACTATATATTAACAGTTCAATATTCTTTTACGCTATCATGTcctcttaaaataaataaaaggtcGCATAATGTAACATTAAAGATAAGGCATGTAACATTATATGCATATTAGCATGCTAAATTGTACTGATTGTGTAAAcgctacaagaaagtatagaaatggcaataaaaaatttaatattgggcgttggcaaatgaacttttttgCTGCCAAACAATTTGATTTTGTTGctatagtattgattattgttgcaaaaagtatttttggcaacaaaaaaaaaagttgttgtgcgtcgttgcaataacagccattgggaaaagtttatgcaataaattttatttttttgttgccaaaagtactttttgcaacaataatcaatctacgacaacaaaaaaaaatattgccaAATATCTTTTTTCTTGTAGCGAAAATTCGGtgcatatatataagataaatctgtgaaaaatggaaaaagaagaatTAAGCGCACACCTGCCAACATCACCGGGTTTGACCAAGCCAGCATTGGATATAAGACAAGGTACAGAGGCTGCAGTTTTGAGCAACTTCGGACACTCAATTACTATAATAGGGGACCCAATTTCAAGCTTTTTTGATGAGCCATTTGTGTCTCCAGATATTGGTTCTTTTTTTAAGTCACACTTAATGGTGACTAAGTTGTAAGACTTGAGGGGTGGTTGTGTTGAACCATATTGGCTAAGTCTTGATGAGCTTGGGCATTTGGGGATGGAGGTGAAAGAGAGTGCCATtgggaagaaaaagaaaagggcaTATGGTTCTAAGTTCAAGATGATGTTTTTGTGGTTCTTGATTCTTGGTAGAGTACAGGTGTTTTATGCATGGTGGGCTACTTAGAGTGGGGCCCATGCTTGTGAAAAGAAAAATtggttaaagaaaaaaaaatggcataccaaaattgGAGCTCAAAATGACTTTTTAAAAATTTCCCTAATTGTTTTAGTTCAAAAAGAGTTTCACAACCTTATTaggatgaatgaaatgaacacaTTCTATcattgatcaccaatctcccaCAACTCAAGTAGAGTAAGCAAAACATCTCAACCATCgacaaatatttaaaatttagaaTAATGGTTACTTTCAATGATCTTTCTTCGATATCCAAAATTTACTGATTCGACTAATTTACATTTGCACAGTATAAGACACATCTAAGGAAGAAAAGGCTTTCTACCAAAATTCTCGTGTCAATTTCCATGTTCAACAAGCTTTACTAACTAGAAAACTTCCAAATATGGTGACTTTAACTAATTTTTCGAACCAAATCTAGCgactttatttatttgttcaaaattgtatagatatgtatgactGGGTTACACTTATATCTGTAATAACTTTGAAATTCCTATCGAAACAGCATCAAATATTCCCAAGGACAACTTAATGATACATGTCAAGACTCAAACTGGGAAAACTTAATGATACA
Coding sequences:
- the LOC132626321 gene encoding protein CHLORORESPIRATORY REDUCTION 42, chloroplastic, with the protein product MALSFTSIPKCPSSSRLSQYGSTQPPLKSYNLVTIKCDLKKEPISGDTNGSSKKLEIGSPIIVIECPKLLKTAASVPCLISNAGLVKPGDVGRIVSRKPMDVWAVRLSIGTYLIDRKYFKPLDLEE